In Ciconia boyciana chromosome 30, ASM3463844v1, whole genome shotgun sequence, a single genomic region encodes these proteins:
- the ZNF526 gene encoding zinc finger protein 526, which yields MAQDLPSLLLQHQYMCSECGGLYDTLGEVLLHQRSHGPLPPAAPEPPPTPRYQCLDCGRLLLSPAELLAHQTQHPRGGGGGQGGPVRYQCGECRALFPSPALCLQHRRSHHHRRQVAETSAETPAPHPYECSECGRLFPTPEELLEHQGEHFTATEKESGETPVPDPKPDPPTPPVSPPPAPAPFRCGECERGCGSAEELRRHKREAHGAGNAAFSCPECRRGFGTASRLRAHRRAHEGGTHPCPACPKVFKKAASLERHARLHRGETLYLCVACGLGFGTEPALAAHRKSHAGDSPHRCACGKTFLNMTKFLYHRRTHAGKSGAPPPNREPAAAAARPRRPPRCPERRHRCPTCGRAFKKLVHVRNHLRTHTGERPFQCSVCGKTFASRANLLRHHLTHTGERPYECDVCRKRFTQSSNLRQHRRLHGDAANAAPPSSSSSSFACGLCGKTFADRGGLSRHRRRHEGGGRPHQCPLCGKGFGAAWGLRLHQRTHSGERPFACGDCGKAFRQAPHLRAHRRLHAERGRRRRLGERPHRCPLCPKAFRSAAGLRGHRRRHHDGAAGVAAAAGVAALAVPPGETIAIIETPEPLPLAETLALCRAALEGGCTSAPTPSPEVGVGSAAPPPLGNKG from the coding sequence ATGGCGCAGGACCTGCCCTcgctgctcctccagcaccaGTACATGTGCTCCGAGTGCGGGGGGCTCTACGACACCCTGGGGGAGGTCCTCCTCCACCAGCGCAGCCACGgacccctcccccccgccgcccccgagccccccccgaccccccgtTACCAGTGCCTGGACTGCGgccgcctcctcctctcccccgccGAGCTCTTGGCCCACCAAACCCAGCacccccggggcggcggcggggggcagggggggccggTGCGGTACCAGTGCGGCGAATGCCGGGCGCTCTTCCCTTCCCCGGCCCTTTGCCTTCAGCATCGCCGCAGCCACCACCACCGCCGCCAGGTCGCCGAAACCTCCGCCGAAACGCCGGCCCCCCATCCCTACGAGTGCTCCGAGTGCGGCCGCCTCTTCCCCACCCccgaggagctgctggagcaccAGGGCGAACATTTCACCGCCACCGAAAAGGAGAGCGGCGAAACGCCGGTGCCTGACCCCAAACCGGACCCCCCCACGCCGCCGGTTTCCCCCCCGCCGGCGCCGGCCCCTTTCCGCTGCGGGGAGTGCGAGCGCGGCTGCGGCTCGGCCGAGGAGCTGCGGCGGCACAAGCGGGAGGCCCACGGCGCCGGCAACGCCGCGTTCTCCTGCCCCGAGTGCCGGCGGGGGTTCGGCACGGCCAGCCGGCTGCGCGCCCACCGCCGGGCGCACGAGGGGggcacccacccctgccccgCCTGCCCCAAGGTCTTTAAGAAAGCGGCGTCGCTGGAGCGGCACGCCCGGCTGCACCGCGGCGAGACCCTCTACCTCTGCGTCGCCTGCGGGTTGGGGTTCGGCACCGAACCGGCCTTGGCCGCTCACCGCAAAAGCCACGCCGGCGACTCCCCGCACCGCTGCGCCTGCGGCAAAACCTTCCTCAACATGACCAAGTTCCTCTACCACCGCCGCACCCACGCCGGCAAAAGCGGGGCGCCGCCCCCTAACCGAGaacccgccgccgccgcggctcgACCCCGGCGTCCGCCGCGCTGCCCGGAGCGCCGGCACCGCTGCCCCACCTGCGGTCGGGCCTTCAAGAAGCTGGTTCACGTCCGGAATCACCTGCGGACGCACACGGGGGAACGGCCCTTCCAGTGCAGCGTCTGCGGCAAAACCTTCGCCTCCCGCGCCAACCTGCTGCGGCACCACCTCACCCACACCGGCGAGCGGCCCTACGAGTGCGACGTCTGCCGCAAGCGCTTCACCCAGTCCTCCAACCTCCGCCAGCACCGCCGCCTGCACGGCGACGCCGCCAACGCCGcgccgccctcctcctcctcctcctccttcgCCTGCGGGCTCTGCGGCAAAACCTTCGCCGACCGCGGCGGGTTGAGCCGGCACCGGCGGCGTCACGAAGGCGGGGGCCGGCCCCACCAGTGCCCGCTCTGCGGGAAGGGCTTCGGGGCGGCCTGGGGGCTGCGGCTGCACCAACGGACCCACAGCGGCGAGCGTCCCTTCGCTTGCGGCGATTGCGGCAAAGCCTTTCGGCAAGCCCCGCACCTCCGGGCTCACCGCCGCCTCCACGCCGAGAGGGGTCGACGCCGGCGGCTGGGCGAGCGCCCGCACCGCTGCCCGCTCTGCCCCAAGGCCTTCCGCAGCGCCGCCGGCCTCCGCGGCCACCGCCGGCGGCACCACGACGGCGCCGCCGgcgtcgccgccgccgccggcgtCGCCGCTCTCGCCGTGCCGCCGGGAGAGACCATCGCCATCATCGAGACGCCGGAGCCGCTGCCGCTGGCCGAGACGTTGGCGCTTTGCCGGGCGGCGCTGGAGGGGGGCTGCACCTCCGCGCCGACGCCTTCGCCtgaggtgggggtggggagcgccgcccctcccccactgGGAAATAAAGGTTga
- the DEDD2 gene encoding LOW QUALITY PROTEIN: DNA-binding death effector domain-containing protein 2 (The sequence of the model RefSeq protein was modified relative to this genomic sequence to represent the inferred CDS: deleted 2 bases in 1 codon), translating into MSRPPVPWEEEECLEYYGMVSLHRLFEVVGAQLTPSDVAVLSFLLEEAHPGSHPLDPALWGGEESPSPLLEHWERRRRRRRGGGTNRDEERARPRNGVELLLELERRGLCDEGNFRHLLQLLRVLTRHDLLHCVTLKRPRPVSPERFTCGPAVVGSCLNAAAAQPRQEQWETGSSSGKRKRSSRGDAAPPPPPRPPPPPGPPAKVTCDIRLRVRAEYCEHDSALRRGVASSRPRGPARQLDVFSQASGVLKARDLGSLLCDIKFSELSYLDAFWADYLSGALLEALKGVFLTEGLRRAVGRQPVRLLVSVDQDDYERGRRRLLRAARRGEGGG; encoded by the exons ATGTCCCGACCGCCGGTACCgtgggaggaagaagaatgCTTGGAGTATTATGGGATGGTGTCGCTCCATCGCCTCTTCGAGGTGGTGGGGGCCCAGCTGACCCCCAGCGACGTGGCCgtgctctccttcctcctggagGAAGCCCACCCCGGGTCGCACCCCCTGGACCCCGCGCTGTGGGGGGGTGAGGAGAGCCCCTCCCCCCTGCTGGAGCActgggagcggcggcggcggcgacgtCGCGGCGGCGGCACCAACCGGGACGAGGAGAGGGCGCGGCCGCGGAACGGCgtggagctgctgttggagcTGGAGCGGCGCGGGCTGTGCGACGAGGGAAACTTCCGGCaccttctgcagctccttcGCGTCCTCACCCGGCACGACCTCCTGCACTGCGTCACCCTCAAGCGGCCCCGCCCGG TTTCACCGGAAAGGTTCACCTGCGGCCCGGCCGTGGTGGGCAGCTGCCTGAACGCTGCCGccgcccagccccggcaggAGCAGTGGGAGACGG ggTCCAGCTCAGGCAAGCGGAAGCGGAGCAGCCGAGGC GACGCggcgccccctcccccgccgcgccccccgccgcccccaggaccccccgcCAAAGTCACCTGTG ACATCCGCCTCCGCGTCCGCGCCGAGTACTGCGAGCACGACTCGGCGCTGCGGCGCGGCGTGGCCTCCagccgcccccgcggccccgcgcggCAGCTGGAcgtgttcagccaggccagcgGCGTCCTCAAGGCGCGGGACCTGGGCTCGCTGCTCTGCGACATCAAGTTCTCGGAGCTCTCCTACCTGGACGCCTTCTGGGCCGACTACCTCAGCGGGGCGCTGCTGGAGGCGCTCAAGGGCGTCTTCCTCACCGAGGGGCTGCGCCGCGCCGTGGGCCGCCAGCCCGTGCGCCTGCTGGTCAGCGTGGACCAGGACGACTACGAGCGCGGCCGACGGCGGCTGCtgcgcgccgcccgccgcggggagggcggggggtgA